The Oreochromis niloticus isolate F11D_XX linkage group LG13, O_niloticus_UMD_NMBU, whole genome shotgun sequence genome has a window encoding:
- the tmem87b gene encoding transmembrane protein 87A isoform X1: MAAAGGMRTWSCPSRGLNCPWMVFSVIILNILNGAVAAPETGLWKITVVNTSRPLMLRKSMYKDTDVELKVTPCSCPAEVDFTIRWFLKYYPCHNEYNNIEEMYERTPLSRGESLDPNPMVPGEYIEHKHGPIVCNSGLRSFPMLKKAKADPHVSSAVEDKNYTKWIAEEYDTSSATKNSSVKIRDHVIATTWKDGPYLLVVTIESSKPKANWNLTFNVVMKGSHGYISVTEWPLMIFYMVMCVVYILYALLWFLWAACYWKDLLRIQFWIAGVIFLGMVEKAVFCAEYENTNTVGSASPSLLIFAELVSALKRTLARLLVIIVSLGYGIVKPRLGTVMHRVVGLGILYLAFASIEGVLRITGGRDNGRALITAIVLAVFDSCAIWFIFVSLAQTIKTLKLRRNPVKLSLYRHFTNTLIFAVIASIIFMGWTAKKFRLAECQSDWIELWVEDAFWRFLFSVILLVIMFLWRPSANNQRYAFTPLIDDSDDEEIEEFIASTNLADGIKLRATKSETNGTVKPAETNPDEDLKWVEDNIPTSLTDVALPILLDSDEEIMTTKYEMSKLE; this comes from the exons ATGGCTGCTGCAGGCGGGATGCGGACGTGGAGCTGTCCGAGCAGAGGACTTAACTGTCCGTGGATGGTGTTTTCTGTAATTATACTCAACATTCTCAATGGAGCTGTTGCAGCGCCAGAGACAGGGCTTTGGAAAATAACAGTTGTTAAT ACCTCAAGACCATTGATGTTAAGGAAATCAATGTATAAAGACACTGATGTTGAACTGAAAG TAACGCCATGTAGCTGTCCTGCGGAGGTGGACTTCACTATTCGCTGGTTTTTGAAATACTACCCCTGTCACAACGAATACAACAATATTGAA GAGATGTATGAGAGGACACCTCTGAGTCGTGGGGAGAGTCTGGATCCAAATCCAATGGTACCAGGGGAGTACATCGAACACAAACACGGTCCGATTGTATGCAACAGTGGGCTCCGCTCCTTCCCGATGCTCAAA AAAGCAAAGGCAGATCCACATGTGTCCTCTGCGGTTGAA gataaaaattacacaaaatggaTTGCCGAGGAGTATGACACCAGCAGTGCTACGAAGAACAGCAGTGTGAAAATCAGAGACCACGTCATAGCCACCACTTGGAAGGATGGTCCTTACCTGCTAGTCGTTACGATTGAGTCTAGTAAACCGAAAGCCAACTGGAATTTAACAT ttaaTGTGGTAATGAAGGGCAGCCACGGCTACATTTCTGTCACAGAATGGCCTCTCATGATT ttctacatggtgATGTGCGTCGTGTACATCCTGTACGCCCTGTTGTGGTTTCTCTGGGCGGCCTGCTATTGGAAAGATCTCCTAAGGATCCAGTTTTGGATAGCAGGGGTCATATTCCTCGGCATGGTGGAGAAGGCCGTCTTCTGCGCCGAATACGAAAACACCAATACTGTCGGCTCTGCCT CTCCAAGTTTGCTGATCTTTGCTGAGTTGGTCTCTGCCCTCAAGAGGACTCTGGCTCGTTTGCTCGTCATCATCGTCAGCCTTGGCTATGGCATCGTGAA accTCGATTGGGGACAGTGATGCACAGAGTAGTTGGGCTTGGCATCCTCTACTTGGCCTTTGCTAGCATTGAGGGTGTCCTGAGGATTACAGGG GGTCGAGACAATGGCCGCGCTCTCATCACAGCAATTGTTCTGGCTGTGTTTGACTCCTGCGCCATCTGGTTC ATTTTTGTCAGCTTGGCACAAACCATCAAGACTCTGAAACTGAGGAGAAACCCCGTCAAGCTGTCACTCTACAGGCACTTTACAAACACACTAATATTTGCTGTCATTG CTTCCATCATTTTCATGGGTTGGACGGCAAAAAAATTTCGATTAGCAGAATGCCAGTCT GATTGGATTGAGTTGTGGGTAGAAGATGCTTTCTGGAGGTTCCTGTTCTCTGTCATTCTGCTCGTCATAATGTTCTTATGGAGACCGTCTGCAAACAACCAAAG GTACGCTTTCACACCTCTCATAGATGACTCTGATGATGAGGAGATTGAGGAGTTTATTGCATCTACAAACCTTG CTGATGGTATAAAGTTGAGAGCGACTAAAAGTGAGACAAATGGTACAGTGAAGCCTGCAGAAACAAACCCA GATGAAGACTTGAAATGGGTCGAGGATAATATTCCTACCTCTCTAACTGATGT AGCTCTACCGATCCTGCTCGACTCAGATGAG GAAATCATGACAACCAAGTATGAAATGTCAAAGCTGGAATGA
- the tmem87b gene encoding transmembrane protein 87A isoform X2, producing MAAAGGMRTWSCPSRGLNCPWMVFSVIILNILNGAVAAPETGLWKITVVNTSRPLMLRKSMYKDTDVELKVTPCSCPAEVDFTIRWFLKYYPCHNEYNNIEEMYERTPLSRGESLDPNPMVPGEYIEHKHGPIVCNSGLRSFPMLKKAKADPHVSSAVEDKNYTKWIAEEYDTSSATKNSSVKIRDHVIATTWKDGPYLLVVTIESSKPKANWNLTFNVVMKGSHGYISVTEWPLMIFYMVMCVVYILYALLWFLWAACYWKDLLRIQFWIAGVIFLGMVEKAVFCAEYENTNTVGSASPSLLIFAELVSALKRTLARLLVIIVSLGYGIVKPRLGTVMHRVVGLGILYLAFASIEGVLRITGAKDSDLALLANIPLALLDSSLCWWIFVSLAQTIKTLKLRRNPVKLSLYRHFTNTLIFAVIASIIFMGWTAKKFRLAECQSDWIELWVEDAFWRFLFSVILLVIMFLWRPSANNQRYAFTPLIDDSDDEEIEEFIASTNLADGIKLRATKSETNGTVKPAETNPDEDLKWVEDNIPTSLTDVALPILLDSDEEIMTTKYEMSKLE from the exons ATGGCTGCTGCAGGCGGGATGCGGACGTGGAGCTGTCCGAGCAGAGGACTTAACTGTCCGTGGATGGTGTTTTCTGTAATTATACTCAACATTCTCAATGGAGCTGTTGCAGCGCCAGAGACAGGGCTTTGGAAAATAACAGTTGTTAAT ACCTCAAGACCATTGATGTTAAGGAAATCAATGTATAAAGACACTGATGTTGAACTGAAAG TAACGCCATGTAGCTGTCCTGCGGAGGTGGACTTCACTATTCGCTGGTTTTTGAAATACTACCCCTGTCACAACGAATACAACAATATTGAA GAGATGTATGAGAGGACACCTCTGAGTCGTGGGGAGAGTCTGGATCCAAATCCAATGGTACCAGGGGAGTACATCGAACACAAACACGGTCCGATTGTATGCAACAGTGGGCTCCGCTCCTTCCCGATGCTCAAA AAAGCAAAGGCAGATCCACATGTGTCCTCTGCGGTTGAA gataaaaattacacaaaatggaTTGCCGAGGAGTATGACACCAGCAGTGCTACGAAGAACAGCAGTGTGAAAATCAGAGACCACGTCATAGCCACCACTTGGAAGGATGGTCCTTACCTGCTAGTCGTTACGATTGAGTCTAGTAAACCGAAAGCCAACTGGAATTTAACAT ttaaTGTGGTAATGAAGGGCAGCCACGGCTACATTTCTGTCACAGAATGGCCTCTCATGATT ttctacatggtgATGTGCGTCGTGTACATCCTGTACGCCCTGTTGTGGTTTCTCTGGGCGGCCTGCTATTGGAAAGATCTCCTAAGGATCCAGTTTTGGATAGCAGGGGTCATATTCCTCGGCATGGTGGAGAAGGCCGTCTTCTGCGCCGAATACGAAAACACCAATACTGTCGGCTCTGCCT CTCCAAGTTTGCTGATCTTTGCTGAGTTGGTCTCTGCCCTCAAGAGGACTCTGGCTCGTTTGCTCGTCATCATCGTCAGCCTTGGCTATGGCATCGTGAA accTCGATTGGGGACAGTGATGCACAGAGTAGTTGGGCTTGGCATCCTCTACTTGGCCTTTGCTAGCATTGAGGGTGTCCTGAGGATTACAGGG GCAAAAGACTCTGACTTGGCTCTGCTGGCCAACATTCCCCTGGCTCTGCTTGACTCTTCTTTATGCTGGTGG ATTTTTGTCAGCTTGGCACAAACCATCAAGACTCTGAAACTGAGGAGAAACCCCGTCAAGCTGTCACTCTACAGGCACTTTACAAACACACTAATATTTGCTGTCATTG CTTCCATCATTTTCATGGGTTGGACGGCAAAAAAATTTCGATTAGCAGAATGCCAGTCT GATTGGATTGAGTTGTGGGTAGAAGATGCTTTCTGGAGGTTCCTGTTCTCTGTCATTCTGCTCGTCATAATGTTCTTATGGAGACCGTCTGCAAACAACCAAAG GTACGCTTTCACACCTCTCATAGATGACTCTGATGATGAGGAGATTGAGGAGTTTATTGCATCTACAAACCTTG CTGATGGTATAAAGTTGAGAGCGACTAAAAGTGAGACAAATGGTACAGTGAAGCCTGCAGAAACAAACCCA GATGAAGACTTGAAATGGGTCGAGGATAATATTCCTACCTCTCTAACTGATGT AGCTCTACCGATCCTGCTCGACTCAGATGAG GAAATCATGACAACCAAGTATGAAATGTCAAAGCTGGAATGA